ACACAAGAAGCAGGGATAAATCCCTGTCTAAAAGGTAACACACAGCTCCTAAATCAATGTGTTATTAGCTAACTCATTAAATTCTTCAGTGAAGTACTAGGAAAAACTTGCACTTAATCCATGTGATGAATCTGCAGAGTAAATACTGGACCTGAGCAACAGGCAGTTACAACACAGGTCCCAGTGCTCATCCATCACTGGAAGCATCCGACAACCTGCACCCAGCTCAAGAATTTATGAATCCCCGTGCACCGGGAGTGCCTAGACCCAGTTCCAGCTCCTCTGTTAAAACCCCCAAGGACCACCCATCAGCAGCCCAGCAGACCActattgaaaacaaaaagagcaaGAACACATAGGGCTATATTTTGTCAAGACTTTAGCAACCATCATGGCCAAATTTCAGCCATAAGCCCTTTTGCAGCTTATCCTCCACAAACTCTTGCATTGGCAGCTACAGATTGTGCAAGTATGTCCACACTGCTTTTATATTCCATCCACTGCTAACAACTGCATTTGTATATTGTCCATTGGAATAAAAACTGCTAAAACTGTGCTTTCCTCTACAACTGCAAGATGCTCAACCCATCAACAAGGAAACAGTAACACAGCATACAAGCCTGGATCCAGTAGTATGCAATAAGAAACATCTTCTGAGGGTGTGCTGAtgacaaaaaacccacagagatCCTACTTCATTTTCTGCAGGACAAAGCAACAACCCAGTTTCTGTATATGTATTTTTACTAGAAATTCCTTCCATCCCACTCAGAGCAGTGTATGTGCTTCTACATAGTACAATCTAAAGTCACACTACTTCTgacttattttttccctcttgaaaaatgggaaaagcagcttcctGATGCAAATTCGGTCACAGGCTACCTCCCATTGCACCTGCTTTAGCAATGATATAGAAGTGTAACATCTGAGCTACAATTTTAACACTTCATCTATAACTGCATTTAATTTCTATCTGTCCAGTTAAAATAACACTCAATCCATCAACTTCACACCACCAACTAGCTATGCCTCTTCCTGTCAAGTCCATCCAGACAAGCTCTGCATGCTTCCACCAGCACCTGTTCACACCAATTTCATACAAGGTAATCTTTTCATTTCGCCACTTTCTCTCCCTATTCCTGGCTACCATGACCAGCTCTCTCATGTCAGAAAATGACTTTGGATTTTCACTTTTCGAGCCCTTTAGAACCCATCCCACACAGTTTATAATGAAATATTCTGCACTGCCTTTACACTCCCACCTGAAAGCTCATGCCACTTGCAGACTTTTTCAAATGCCTTCctactgaagaaaaacattctccCTGTAACCTTCCCCTGCCCTTTTCCCATGGCTTCATCTGATGGTGTGGATCCAAGGCCCATGCTGAATACAGTGCAGCTGCATGCCATCAGCTCTGCCTTCTGAGATAGATGTTATATTCTAAGAAGCTACACAGTAAAGTCATGCCAAGATAAGAAAAGTGGAGCTGTAGGGTGGGTAACATTTTTGAGATACAGACCATCAACAACACAAGTACTCAGGAGTTAAAATGCAAACGTGAAAAggtttaagtttaaaaaaaaaaatcctcaaaaataGGGAGCCAGAATATGGCAACTCAGCAActctgagcagcagaggctTACCCCTGCCCTCCTAAGGGATGTCTGAAAGGCTGCCTGGTGTGTTAGCAGGGTGACGGAGCAGATAAATGCTTAGCCCAGCAGCTCATTAAAGCctcacttttccttttgtgcaTGCTAGCCAATAACTGTTTAACATTTTTACACTGTATATACCCTGCCCACAACATCTCTTCACACACAGCAAAGGTGCCATAAATGACACAGTGGATCAACCTATTATTACTGGAAAGCCAAACTGCCGTCCTTTCCTCCCCTCGAAAttcctcttctgcatttttgtcACACTTCCTACGAGAGCTCAAACAGCTGGTGAACTGCAATCACCACGCAATGATTCAAATTATCTCATTGCTTTGCATATTCCACCCACCTGCTCACCCTAATTGGCTCTCATCGTACATTCAGATTTCAGTCTCTGCTGAGGAGCAAACTTTGTTACAGCGACATACGCAACAGGGTTTGACCGAGGCCGCAGCTTGCTCATGCAGCAAGCGCCTCTGCCTTCAACATAATAAACGCTGCAAGCTCCCACTGCTTCACCACTGTCTGCTGTTCCCCTTTGCCTTGCCCATACAAGTGTTCGGAGAAGGGTGAGGTAAACCAGATAACTGCAATGACCAGCGAACGCCGGTTCTTTTCCTAGGAGTTATCTCGAGCCCAAACCACCGGGCAGCCGGGGGACGGCGCGGCCCAGGAGCAGCCACGGGGCTGGGCTGCGGCAGGCCCCGAGGCCTCCTCGGGGCCGACACCCGGGGCACGGCGGAGTTAGCGGCGGGAGACGAGCGGCACCTCCCGCCGCACGGGCCGCGTGCGGCCGCTCCCACAGCTAACCGGGGTGGGCAGCGAGCGGCCCTGCCGCGGGGCGCCGGCACACGGCGAGGCCCCTCGCGGCGGGGAGCGCGCCCGCCCCGCGGAGCCCCCCGTGCGGCGGAGGCCCCGGTGCCGGAGGGGCAGCGGGggcgcgcccggccccgcgggcgggtcccgtgtccccccgccgctcccgcacTCACCTGCGGGCAGCCGCTCCCCGCACACCGCGCAGGCGCCGCGCGTGCGCCCGCCGCTTCCCCGCGCGAACCGCGGCCCCCGCaggcggggcgggcgggcgggctCCCTCCCCGGGCCGCCTGCGGCCGGGCTCGCCCCCGCGGGCGCTGACACGCGCTCGGACGCACGCACCCCGGTAACAAATGGCCCCGCCGTCTGCGGGGACCCTCGGGACGCGGCCCCACGGCCCACCCCGCACCGGCGGCGGAAGTAGGAGCGGGACGGCCCGCGGCGGCGCGGAGCGGCTCCGCCCGGAAACCCGCGGCCCGTGACTGCGCAGCGCTgagcggagccgccgccgcccgggcccgggcccggtCGGCAGTCGCCGACAGGTGGGTCCCGGCGGGAGGGGAGCCGGGCGTGTGCCCGGGGCAGCGCGGAGTGTTCTCGGGCGGTGCTGGCCGTGCGGGGAGCTCTGGGTGCGGCCGGTCCGCGGGAGTCGCTGCCGCGGAACCGGCTCGCCGCGGGGAAAGGTGCCCGAGGGGACCGTGGGCGTCTCCTAGAGAGCCGAGGGAGCAGGGGGCCGGGGAGCAGGGGGCGGCGGGGCTCCGGGAGGGGTCTGAGTGGCCGCTGTGGCTCCGTGCCCTGGCCCGCCCTGGTGGATGCTGTCGCTGACAGGATGAAGCTGCGGCAGGTCTCCGACTTGAGTGACTTCAGCCGAGGCCACTGGCTACGGGAGTTGCTGTGCCGCGGAGAGGAGCCCCGCCACGTCCAGTCCAGCCCCGACgggcagcatctcctgctcctgcagaagaGCCGGCCGCCCACCCTGCCGCGGGTGGTGGCCTTCCAGCGCCACAGCATCGCTGGAGCCgacctggagaggagctggcagcCGCCCCAGCCGGCCCTTGTGGGActgctcttcctgcagagccCCGTGGTACTGGGCTCCTGGGTACTGGCCCTGGTGTGGGAACATGGCCGGACCGAGATCTGGCACTTTGTGGTGGCCgtgggctggcagctgctgcagacgCTGGAGCTCTGCCAGGGTGCCCGGGCACGGGTGGTCTCCGTGTGCAGCCAGGGAGCCAGCCTGGTGTGGTGTGAGGAGAGGCCGCCGCTGGGTGCTCACTCGGACATGAGCAAGTGTGCCTTCAGGTTCTGTGTCTGTGCCCGTGCTCTGGAGGTGGGGGAGCAAGGCGTGCGGCTGGGCGCTGTGAGGATAGTCCTGCACAACAGCCCCGAGTACCAGGTCCTGGCCTCTCCCCAACACGTCTTTCtagtgcctgctgctgctggctttgctaCCACTTCCAAATTCCTCCTTATTTGGCATCCAGAGAAGGCAGAGTTCACCATCACAGCCCCCTCTGCAGGCTTCATCCACAACAAAGTGCTGCGCTCCAGCAGCGAGTCAGACTTCAGGAAGCTTCTGCTGGGTTCTGTGGGCCTTCTCTCATGTTTTGCACCTCTGGACATTCACACCTCCGCTGTGTCCAAAAGTGGGGGTCTGCTGCTGGTGAGCACAAAGGGTTCTGTGAGTATCGTGGAGCCAGATGGGACACAGAGGCATATCTTTGACCTGGAGGGCGGCCCCCTGGCCCAAGGGAGTCCTGTGCAGCTGAAGACCTTTGGCAGCATCTTGGCTTGTGTGCTGGCTGGAGTGCTGTACGTCATCGACTGGAACAGTGGAAGGTTTGTAGAAAAGGAAGTCCTGAGCATGAAAGAGGTGCATTTCCTGGAGTCCCAGGGAGAGGAGGACAGTATCCAGCTCCTCAGTCAGACTGGTATCTACAGCTTTAGCTTTTCCAAACCTGAGGATAGCAGCAGGCCTGAGCCATGCCTGGTGGAGATGGTGTTTGAGGAAGCCTGCAGATATTACCAGAGGAGGAgcctcagcagctccaagcTGACAGTGGAGAAGTTGAAGAAAGGTGGTACGTTCCAGGCTCCTGTGGTCCTCGCTGCCATCCTGCAACACAGCCTCCACCAGAAGCAGAAGCAAGCCCGAAGCCTACAAGACACTTACGCCAAGCTGTTGAGCACAatgagcctggagctgcagagctaCATGAGCCTGGAGCTCCTCAAGGCTTGCGTGGTGTGTGCCCCAGAGAGTGAGGTAGAAAGCTACTGCAAGGAGCTGGTGGAGCAGGAGGTCAGCCGCATTCTGCAGTCTGACATGGACAAGGACAATTTGGCCTATCTGAACTCTGTCTTTGCCTCATTCCCCAAGGCTGCCTGGAAGGCCAcaaggagctgcctgcagctgcagcagaatgGGGATGGCCTCTTGGTAGCCAGGGCCACCCCAGAGGTATGGAAGAAGGTCCTGTGTCAGCCACAGCTGGAGGAGGTGGGTCAGAATGGGATGGCCCCTCTCTTTGAGCTCATTTGTGCCTCCTTCCTGAGGTTCAAACCCAAGTGGTTGCCCAGCTTTGTGGAGCTGACCCAGCAGTATGTTAGCAGCTCTTGGTCATACAGCAGCAAGGAGGGCCCAGAGGGCCGGGTGCCACTGTACAAGAGAGCGCTGGGAGTACTGGCCCGAAAGAACAAGCACGGCGAGGCAGATGATGAGATGgagctggaactgctgctctgcagcaagaGGCCTAAGGCCGTGCTGCAAGCTCTGCACCTTCTCATCCGTCTGAAGCAGTGGCAGCGGGTGGTGGAGGTGGCAGAGAAGTTCTCCAAGCTCAGCCCCTTGCTTAACAAGGAGATATTCATCACACTGCTGGCTGAGTTTGCCCAGCACCGGGAGCTGGATCCTTACCTGGACAGGGTGTGGCCACTGTGCCCCGCTGAGCTCTCTGCCTCAGACATCCTCACCACAgtcctgcagcacctccctcATTCCCAGGAGGACCCAGTGCCTTTCTCCAGCGAGGGGAACCAGCTGACTGTGGGCTTGCTTAAGCCACTGCTGCAAAGGGTTGTGCAGCGTCCCAGTGTCCAGGACGAGATGTACTCAGATACCCTGCAGAGCACCACCTTCCCTCCTCCCGCCCCACCCCGAGAGCACAAAATCCCCTCAAAAGCAGTGCCTGATGATGTTCCTCAGCCATCCGTGGCAAGGACTTCCTCACCCTCAGCACTGCTACAGGATGACACTGTGTGATGGGGGGAAGGACAATGCCATCCCAAGCCCTGGGTGCACAAGGAAGGGAAATCCTACCTGTTCTGGGAGTATGGAAGCCTGCTCCTTTCTGaagcatccctgcagcagcatctcaaAGAGCATGTTGGGTGGCTGGGGTTGGGGGATCTTCTCTGAGCCAGGGGAGGCATTCTGGTTATTCCTATCAAGTGcaattgtgtgtgtgtgccagtgGAGGAGCAAATGCCAGGTGCATTTGCAGATGAAAACACTGGCTGCACTACAGGACTACAGAACTGCTCCATGCCCAAAGCACTTTCTTTTCGGTTTGTTTGGCTCCTTTTTGACTCCACTTCTGTTTCCCTGATCCTCCAGTACTGGTGGTGGAGTGGTGGGCAGGGATACAGTCTTTCCCCCCCATTCTCGGCTCAGTTGGGTGGTACCTCCAAGCCCTGCCTGTAAGAAACGGGGCACGTTTCTTGCAGCTGGGTCACTGAGTCCTGCTGCTTTGGGCTCAGTCAGATGCTAAATGCCAGCGTGGCCCAGCTCCATGGCACTAGGGGTCCCAGCACATACACTGGCAATTGCAGCGCTCCACATGTTGTCTCGCCACAATTCCTCTGGGATCAGTCCTGTAGCTGTGACTGATTGCAGCTACTTAGCTGGAAAGAGCAGCCTAATTCCCTTATCTCTCTGTCCCAGACAGTACCCAAACTCTCTTCTGATCTGAGAAGCTTGCAGCAGCCTGCGTGAGCTTGGGGCTGGTCCTGCCTTTCTTTTGTGGAAGCTTTGATTATGCTGCAGGTCACCCAAGCCCTCTGTTCCCATCTCCTTT
This is a stretch of genomic DNA from Sylvia atricapilla isolate bSylAtr1 chromosome 8, bSylAtr1.pri, whole genome shotgun sequence. It encodes these proteins:
- the HPS6 gene encoding BLOC-2 complex member HPS6, with the protein product MKLRQVSDLSDFSRGHWLRELLCRGEEPRHVQSSPDGQHLLLLQKSRPPTLPRVVAFQRHSIAGADLERSWQPPQPALVGLLFLQSPVVLGSWVLALVWEHGRTEIWHFVVAVGWQLLQTLELCQGARARVVSVCSQGASLVWCEERPPLGAHSDMSKCAFRFCVCARALEVGEQGVRLGAVRIVLHNSPEYQVLASPQHVFLVPAAAGFATTSKFLLIWHPEKAEFTITAPSAGFIHNKVLRSSSESDFRKLLLGSVGLLSCFAPLDIHTSAVSKSGGLLLVSTKGSVSIVEPDGTQRHIFDLEGGPLAQGSPVQLKTFGSILACVLAGVLYVIDWNSGRFVEKEVLSMKEVHFLESQGEEDSIQLLSQTGIYSFSFSKPEDSSRPEPCLVEMVFEEACRYYQRRSLSSSKLTVEKLKKGGTFQAPVVLAAILQHSLHQKQKQARSLQDTYAKLLSTMSLELQSYMSLELLKACVVCAPESEVESYCKELVEQEVSRILQSDMDKDNLAYLNSVFASFPKAAWKATRSCLQLQQNGDGLLVARATPEVWKKVLCQPQLEEVGQNGMAPLFELICASFLRFKPKWLPSFVELTQQYVSSSWSYSSKEGPEGRVPLYKRALGVLARKNKHGEADDEMELELLLCSKRPKAVLQALHLLIRLKQWQRVVEVAEKFSKLSPLLNKEIFITLLAEFAQHRELDPYLDRVWPLCPAELSASDILTTVLQHLPHSQEDPVPFSSEGNQLTVGLLKPLLQRVVQRPSVQDEMYSDTLQSTTFPPPAPPREHKIPSKAVPDDVPQPSVARTSSPSALLQDDTV